In the genome of Pontibacter actiniarum, the window GCCTTTGCTGCCTGGTGTCTTGGAAAGGATGATCTCCAGGTCGGCGGGATGGTTCAGCACGTTGTTTGATAGCTGAATCTCTCCCTCTCGGGCGATAAGGCGGCCCTGCAGCTGCGCCCCGTCCTGCATGACAATGTTGCCCCTGGCGAAAACGTTTCCCAGGGCCGCTGCGCCCTGCGCCACCTGCACATTCCCCTCTACCACCCAAAACAGGTTAATGCCGGCCGCGTTGTTTAGCAACTCGTACTCTCCTTTGGTCAGGGTGAGGTTTCCTGTTACCTTGATGATAAAGACAGGGTTTCTCTGGCTAAGGCCGTTCAGCGTAAGCTTTCCGTTCAGGCTTGCGTCGCCGTTGATGGTGTATACCCCGGGCGTGATGGTGCTGCCAGTGAGGTTATTGGAAGCAATCGTACCTGTGTTAGCCTGGCCAGCCATGAAATCATACGCTACACGGGCATCTGCAATGGCTTGCTTCGCCAACTGACCGCCCTGGTAATACCCGCGGCGGTACTCCCCTGGCGGGAAACCCTGTATTGCTCCGTTGGCGACACCTATACTGGCATGCACAACGGTATTGCCTGTGTTGGTGATTTTAGACGATGCCACAGCTCCAAACTCATACACGGCACCCAAGGCAGGTGCCTGTTGAGCAGAGGCCACAACAGACATCATACAAAAGCATACTAGCAATAGTATGACTTTTTCTAACCAGCTTCTCATTCAGTCAATAGTAAAAACTTCCGTATAAATTATTTCTTTTAAGTGAAACATTGAGCATCCTTCTGGCACACTACATTGTACTAAATCAACCACTTCCGCCGGATTTAACTCATTGAGTCAGTTTTTCAGGTGCAATAATAGACTTTAAAAATTACATAGAAAAATTATTAAAACAGCACCCTGCCATTATCTACTATATTACACCTAAATTTTCACAATTTTAAGTACCCTGTATACTTTACCTAAATGTTTAAATTTTTTCACCTGCTATCAATATATAAAAATATAGATTATCAGATATAGATGCTCTAAACTACTTTATTTATATCAGGCAAAATCAGCCGGGCAAGAGAGGCTGCTCCGTATTTATGCGCCAGGCCTTCGGAACGGCAACAAAATAACACAGCCTGCACCCAGCTTCCGAGGCCTGCGATTTTGCACTTACCCGAAAAATAACAAATCCCCCTGGCTACTGTCTCTACAGCAGCCAGGGGGATTTGCAGTTTATCCCAAAAGGGGTTATTCTGTGCCTACCACACCCATTGCGGGCAGATGATGCGCCTGTTGTTTAGGAGCTTGAAGCCAAGCACCACTTCGTGGGTGCCTGCGCTCACGTTGTTGAGGTCAGAGGTAGTGAAGTCGTAGGAGTAGGAGAGATCTAGCAGGGGGCTGATGTATACGCCGACCATGGCCACCAACGCGTCGTTGTGCCGGTAGGAGCCTCCTACCCAAAAGCGCTCGTCATACATCACCCGCAAGCTGGCATCGATAGAGGCGGGGCTCGGGTCGGCAAGTTTCAGCATCACCGACGGTATCACATCAAGGCTTTCTGTTGGCTCCAGGCGGTAACTGGCGGTGATAAAGTAGTGGCGCTGCAGCTCCAGGGTCGCCTCGTCGCTACTCACCACACCGTCGCCGAAACTGCCCGCGTTTTTCAGCAGCTGCGCCCCGGACACGCCCACCGAGAAGTTACGGGAGTACAGCCACAGGCCCAGGTTTAGGTCCAGCATGGTGTTGTTTATGTCGCCCCCTCCGGCCAGGGGGTCGTTGTCGTTCGAAAAGTCCAGCTCGCTTGCGTTGATCGAGTTGCGGATAAGGCCGGTAGCCACGCCCGCCGAAACGTTTATACTTGTGGTGAGGGGCAGGTGGTAGGCGTAGGACACGCTGAGGCCTGTGCGGCGCAGAGGCCCCGTCTTGTCGGTGTGAAGTGTCGCGCCCACACCATGGTGCGCCAGCGCCCGGTGATACTTGTTGCCCGAAGCACCCTTGTTCAGCGGCGTGTGCACCGACACGTAGTACGTGCTAGGGGCCCCCTCCAGCCCGACCCACTGCCGCCGGTGGCTCAGCCGGACATCAGCATAATCCTCAATGCCTGAGATAGCCGGGTTGAGCAGGTAGTTGTTGAGCATGTACTGGCTGTACTGCGGGCGTTGCTGCCCCACAGCCAGCTGCGCCACAGCAAAGAACAGGGAAAGTATAAGTATAAGCGGCTTGTTCATGTCTTATCGGATAATGGTCACGTTTCCGGAAATCGGCTCATCGTTAATGCTGCGGAGGTAGATAAGGTAGTAGTACGTTGCCACTGGCAGCTCCTCCCCGTTATAGGTGCCGTCCCAAGGCACGCCGTATCCTTTAGAGCTGAAGACCTTGTTGCCCCAGCGGTTAAACACCTCCACCCGCATATCAGGGTAGTTCGCGTAGTTCTCTATCTCCCACACCTCATTCACGTTATCACCGTTGGGTGTAAAGGCATTGGGTATCTGCAGCGCCGGGATCACCTCCACCGTTACGCTGGCGGTGTCCACGCAGCCTTCTTCCGAAGTCACAGTCACGGTATAGGTAATGGTCTTATCCGGCCTGGCAATAGGATTCGGGATATTGGGGTTGTTAAGGTAAGTGGCCGGCTCCCACAGGTAGGTGGCACCGCCGGAGCCGCGCAGCTCCACTGTCTGCCCCTGTATCACTGTTACGTTCTCCCCGGCACTGGCCTCCACTGCCACCACGGTCACGGTTGCCGGCGCACGCGACACACTGGCGCACTCCTGGTCATTAACGGCCTCTACATAGTAGGTGGCAGACTGGGTGACGTTATCCAGGGTAAACTCTGAGCCGATAAACACGGGTGAACCGCCTGTGGACGAAGTGTACCACCGGTATTCCAGCCCGTCCGGGTTGGCCACCGTCAGGGTAGCCGAGCCGTTAACGCAAGCAGTGGCGTTGCTGGCCACCACCGTTGGCGTGGCCGGGATAGGCAGCACCGTAATGCCGACCACTTCGGATGTGTCTGAGCAGCCGCCGGAGAAGACCACTCTTCGGAACCAGGTGTCGCGGTTTAGCGGCGTTGCCGTGTAGTCCTGCGCATCGTTTGTGCCCGCTGCCTGTACAAAGCCGCTGTTCGGGCCGATGGTGCTGCTTTCCCACAGATAAGTATAACCGCCGGCGCCGTCCGTTGGCATGCTGCCGGTTATCGGCTCCGGCACCTGCCCTGTGCAGACTTCTGTCTGCGTGGCCGTGATCGTATTGTTGCGCACGCCGGGGTTAACCGTAATGGACAGAACTGCACTGGTATCGGCACTACATGCCGCAGAGCTCACCACGCGCCGAAACCAGGTTGTGCGGGCCAATCTGCCCGGGGAGTAACTCTGGCCGTTGTTAGTGCCTGCCGCCGCCGTAAAGCCAGCGTTAGGGCCGGCCGTACTGCTCTCCCACAGGTATGTGTAGCTTCCGCTGCCACCTGTCGGCTCTGTGCCGTTTATCACACCGGGAGCGGTGCCGGTACAGATTTCGTCCTCCTCTATGCTGACGGTGTTGTTCTCCAGCTCGTCATATACCGTAATCATGACCGGATCAGATGCGACACGGCATCCTCCCGACTCCACCACCCGACGGAACCAGCTGTCTTGCGCCAACACGCCTGGATCGTAGTTTTCACCTGCGTTGGCGCCCGGAGCCGGTACAAAGCCTTGGTCCGGGCCTTCGGTGCTTACCTCCCAAATGATGTTGAGGAAAGTACCGTCGCCACCCGTCGGACGCTCCCCCACCAGGATAGCCGGTTTCTCGTTGGCACAAATCTCCTGGTCTTCGCTTATTGTGTTGTTCTCAATCCGGGGCACTACCGTCACCTTCACAGCCGCGCTCGTATCGGCGGTACAGCTGCCAGAGTTTACCACGCGCCGGAACCAGGAGGTTTGCCCCAAAGACTGCGGTGTATAGCCTTGGCTGTTGCTCGTGCCGGTGGCCCTGGAAAAGCCGGAGGAGGGACCGGTGGTGCTGATCTGCCACGTATACACATAGCTGCTGCTGAGGCCGCCGTTGGGCTGGCGGCCTGTTAGCGGGTCAGGCGCATCCCCCACGCATATACTCTGGGTGCCCTCAATGGTGTTGTTGTCGATAGGGGGCACCACGTTTACGTTAACCGTTACACGGTCGCTGGGGCAGTTGTTCTGGTCAATGGTTTCTACCTGAAAGGTAGTTGGGCCTGTGAGCGGAGGCGTTTTGTACTCCGGCCCCGTAAACACCAGGTTACCTCCCGCATCGTAGAAGTTATAGCTGGCACCTGGCCCTGACGGGGCCAGTAAGGCACTGTCGCCGGAGCAGGTCGTGATGTCGTTGATAAGCGGAGCGCCTGGCACCGGAAGTATGGTAACGACCTGCGGCGGCGCTTTTTGCCCCAGGTCGTCACTGGAGCCGCACTCGTTCGTTATCCGGGCCTCCACATTGTAGGTGCCGGGCCTCGGGAAGTCCAGTGAGGGGAACTGCTCGTTGGAGGCAAGCCTGCCGTTCACAAACCACTCGTAGGTAACGGTGTTGCCAAAGTTGGCGTCGAAGAACACCAGGGTCTGGTCATACTTGACGGTGGTATCGCCGCAGGCAACGATGTCTCCTGTGAGCTGCACCTGCGGATAGCCCACCACAATGCTCTGTGAAGTAGTATCGGAGTCGCAGGCATTTGTAACAATCAGCTGCACTTCAAACACACCCGAGTTATTGAACTGCACCCGCAGGGTATCCTCCGTCAGGCTCTCCCCCAGTTTTACCTCCCACCCGCCGATGTTCATCTGGTCTTTGATCTCCCACTTGTAGGTCAAATCTTTGGCCAGGCTATCGCCAACGGTGGTACTGTCTCCGAAGGACCATATGACAGGGGTGCAGCTTTGCGGGGTACCCACGGCTTCCTTGCCTGTCGTGAAATTTGCTTTGGGATCTTTGCCGTAGTAGAAGGGCTGCGAAAAAGTGGCCTCGCACCCATTGGTTGCCTCCACCCGGATCGTGATCGGGTATTCACCGTAGTCTTCGTAGGCAGGGCCTTTTTCCGGGAAGAGCCCGGCCTGGCCGCTATAGCGCACTTCTCCGTTCCCGTCGCCCCAGTCAATATAATAAGCGGCAATACTGGACAGGTACGGCTCCTGAATGTTGTTGACCAGCTGCGCCACCACAACGGTATCGGCCGGTTCTACAGAGTCTGGCAGGCAGACGGTAAACTCATTCACTTCCCCAAAGTCTATCTCCGGGGTTTCTTTCACTGTGATCTCTACCTCCTCCAGCGTACGGCAGGCACCTGGCTGGCGTATGGCCTCAACTGACACAGTAAAGTCCCTGGTGCCCGTTCCAAAGGCCTCAAAGGTATAGCTCACCTCCGTGCCAGACTTTGGGTCTGCCCCGTCTACCCGCCAGACGTACTCAACGCCCTCCTCCGGGAAATCCACGCGGAACGCCACTGCGTCGCCGCCACAAATTGCGCCAGAAGGAGGATCAAGGGATATGATTGGCGTGGAAGGCTTTTCCGTTACGTTTACCTGTACCTGGTTGGAGGTCAGCGGGCTGTTGTCGCACTCAGCGCTCTCCACGACAACGTAATACATACCTGCTGTACTTACCGTAAGGGAGCTGTTGGTGCCGCCAGTCACAGGCTCAAAAACACCGTCTGCATTGTCATCCCGAAACCACGCGTAGGATTGGATGCTATAGGAAGGGGTGGGGTCCAGGATCAGCGTGGTCGTTTCGCCACTACAAATGGAGGTTTTATCGGTAGTAATGGCAGGGGCCTCGCAGTCCTTCGCCTGCAGGGGGATGGCCGATACCAGTAGCAGGTACAGGAGCGCAAATACAGGATAAAAGCGCTTGTGTATAGGGAGACGCATTAAGTCGGAGTTAAGGGTGAACTATAGGCTAAGGTTTTTGTATTACGAAACCGATATATATTAAGATACACAAGCTATTAGCTTCGTACCGGCCACAGCAGCCATCCAGAAGAGCCAGGACAAGGAGGCATTACGCACATTGCTGCCAGACTAGCGGATGCAGCCCCGTATGACCACCTATACCTCTATTGCCGAAACCTTAAAAAGGTTACATGGCAACTTTAATATTTATAACACTCAAATACTTAACGAACTAGTTATCTGCAAATTGCACCAAACAGCCTGATAAAGAAAGAAGGCCTGCAACCGGGGCTGCAGGCCTTCTTCTAAACTGAAAAGCACGGTGACCTAACGCAGGTTGGAAAACCGCGCGCTGCCACCCCGGGCAAGGCTCATTTTATGTACAGCGTGTCTGCTGTGATATAGGTAAAGATGCCCTGCCCACCCTGCACGTTTGTTGGCAGCGCCACGGGCGGCTCAAACGGATCCACACTGGCACGTGAGGCCTGCTGCAGCGTACGCTGAAAGCTATAGTTGGCAGCCGTGATCCGGTACAGAATGAGTCGATAGGCTCGTTTCCCGGAAGGCACGTCTAACTGAAATGTCAGTTGCTTGTCCTGCACAGAAGAGTAGTCATAGTATTCTGACTTACGCTTTACCTCTCCCTCCAGCTCATACTCCAGATACACCCCATAGTAGCGGCCATCCTCTTTTGCGCTGTTCGGGCAGCTAACAGAGATCATCTTCTCTTTAAGCTCCCAGCCATCTATTCGCACCTGCTCCACTAAAGGGGTTGCAGCGTAAAGAGTGTCACCTCCGCCCTCCGTAACGATCCGCAGGCGCAGGGAGTCTCCCGATAACTCCGTAGGCAAGCGGTAGGTATTGACGTAGTTTATTAACCTGATGCTCTCTTTACCTCTGTAAAGGATGTTCTGCAACACAACAGCCGTATCAGCAAGCACAAGCTCGGCCTTTGCATTCCACACGAGCTGGACCGACAGGCTCTCTCGCAGACTGCTGCTGCGTATCAGGCTGAGCTGTATGGGGACTCCTGGCGACAGGTAGCCTTCTACAAAAAGCTTGTCTGGGCTGGAAGGCATCATTAGATCAGCCTCGTCTCTCAATGCGCAGGAGGAAACCGCTGAAAGTGTAAGCAGGAGGAGATAAGTTATAAGTCGAAGGTGCATGTGTAGCGTAGGGTAGGGGTAAGAGGAAGGAATGAACGCTGTTTGGCTACAATCTTACCAGTGCCGTCTTCCTGGCGGCTCACCCCAAAGTACAGGAAGTACGGGTTGGCACGGTTGTATAGGTTGTAAACGCCTACATTCCATTCGGAAAGGCTCTTCTTGTGTTTCTTTTTATAGGTTACGCCTACATCAAGCCGGTGCCGGACAGGGGTACGGATGTTATTAAAGCGCTCAAAGCCAGGAACGATCCGTTGTGTTGCTCTCGGTGTCATTCCCTGTACCGGAACGATGCTTACAGGAAAGGTATAGGGGCTCCCCGTCTGCAGGAACCACTGGCCGGCTAATTGCCAGTTTTTGTTAAAGCTGTACTGCCATGTGGCGTTAACCTGATGCCGCACATCCTGCACTGGGTACACCCACAGCCGCTCCCCAAACTCATTGACCTGTGCCAGCTTGCTGTAAGCAAGCGTATAGCCTCCCGCAAACGAAAATTTGCTCCAGCTTGCCTGCACCTCCAACTCTATACCATAGGCCCGGCCAGTATGGGACTCGAAATCTTGTTCAAAGTCTGTGAGCAGAGTCGAGGCATTGGCATAGTAGAGTTGTCCATCGAGCCAGCGGTGATAAGCGCCTGCAGTAACCTTGGCCCCGTTAAAAAGCCTATTCACCGCCACCCCAACCTGATCCGATCGTTGCACAGGAAGCTTGCCCGGGGCCAGCCTGAGAAAATCAAAGGGCATGTTGACACCAAGCACGTTCACCTGGTGGTGAAACTGATAGGTGCGATCGTAGTAGAGACTGGAGGCCCAGCCGCTGTTCGTAAGCTCGACCTTCAGGCGGGGGGCCAGGTAGGGCTTCTTTAAGTCTGTATGCAAGCGCGCACCAGCCACATAGGTAAGTTTGCCAAACGTAAGCTGGGCCTGCGAAAACGCTCCACTCACCGTTGACTTCTCTGTAAGGCCGGTTTTCTGCAACAGTCTGCCTTGCCTGTCTTTTTGAACGGTGGACATATCCGCCTGCGTGTGCTGCAGAAAGGCTCCTGCCTCGAAAAAGCCCCTACTCCCGAGAGGCAGGCCAAACAAAATGTTAGAAAAGTAACCTGTGGTGGCTTGGTCTACAACGTCAGTTTCCTGCCGCTGATGCTCCATGGCAAAGGCATAGCGGCTGTACCCTTGCACAAGCTCCAGCCAAGCGGGGCCTAGCCTGTGTTTCCAACGGGCTGATACGAGTTGATTACCCCAAGTTGCAGCAAGCGAGAGCCGGTCTGTGGTTCCATCGTACCTGTCTTGGCTTCTAAAGACTGCCACAGAAAGGCTTCCCTTCGGCAGCGAGGTATATGCCTGCAGGTTGAGGTCAGCGAAAGCATAATCCGGCAGCGGGGTCTCCTCCCCCTTATCCTGGTGCAGTTGTTTGTAAGCCTTCGCCAGGAGCTGGTAGTAAGAAGACTTTGCTTTGGCGTATATACTGGTTTTGTAGCGCGCCAGGTGCTGCTGATAGCCTATTTCTGAACTCAACACCCCAACCCCTACTTTAAGCTGCTGATCGGATATATCCACAGCGCGTGGCTCCGCCTGCAGATAGGCCGATAGCCAGCCGCCCATATTTGCCCGAAAGCCTCCCGTGGTCAGCGAAACCGACTCGTAAGCATCAGGGTCAAGCGAACTGTTGATACCTAATAAATGTGCGGAGTTAAAAACTGGCACGCCCTGCAGCAGAATAGCCGTCTGTGAGTTAGCGCCACCCCGAACAAAAAGGCCGGTTTGGGTTTCTCCAGTTTGCAGCACACCAGGCTTATACTGCAGTGCCCTGATCAGATCAGCCTCCCCAAGCGGTTTGCTTATACTCTCCAGCTCCTTCCTATCAAGCTTAGAGACCTCAGTACCAACCCCCTCTACGGCTACAACCTCTACTTCTGACAAACTTACTGCTCCGGGGCTCAGGTACAGCCTTAACACCGTAGGCTGGTGAACCAGCACACTGGTGTCCTGATAGCGGGGGTGGTTAAAGCTTATCAGCACAGCTCCTACGGCAAGCGCATCGGCAGGCAGGGAGAAACGCCCCTCACCATCACTGGCGGCTTTAGCAGTAGCTGTGCTAATCAGTACATCCGGAAGAG includes:
- a CDS encoding TonB-dependent receptor plug domain-containing protein yields the protein MFDAETRYPLPDVLISTATAKAASDGEGRFSLPADALAVGAVLISFNHPRYQDTSVLVHQPTVLRLYLSPGAVSLSEVEVVAVEGVGTEVSKLDRKELESISKPLGEADLIRALQYKPGVLQTGETQTGLFVRGGANSQTAILLQGVPVFNSAHLLGINSSLDPDAYESVSLTTGGFRANMGGWLSAYLQAEPRAVDISDQQLKVGVGVLSSEIGYQQHLARYKTSIYAKAKSSYYQLLAKAYKQLHQDKGEETPLPDYAFADLNLQAYTSLPKGSLSVAVFRSQDRYDGTTDRLSLAATWGNQLVSARWKHRLGPAWLELVQGYSRYAFAMEHQRQETDVVDQATTGYFSNILFGLPLGSRGFFEAGAFLQHTQADMSTVQKDRQGRLLQKTGLTEKSTVSGAFSQAQLTFGKLTYVAGARLHTDLKKPYLAPRLKVELTNSGWASSLYYDRTYQFHHQVNVLGVNMPFDFLRLAPGKLPVQRSDQVGVAVNRLFNGAKVTAGAYHRWLDGQLYYANASTLLTDFEQDFESHTGRAYGIELEVQASWSKFSFAGGYTLAYSKLAQVNEFGERLWVYPVQDVRHQVNATWQYSFNKNWQLAGQWFLQTGSPYTFPVSIVPVQGMTPRATQRIVPGFERFNNIRTPVRHRLDVGVTYKKKHKKSLSEWNVGVYNLYNRANPYFLYFGVSRQEDGTGKIVAKQRSFLPLTPTLRYTCTFDL
- a CDS encoding gliding motility-associated C-terminal domain-containing protein, which encodes MRLPIHKRFYPVFALLYLLLVSAIPLQAKDCEAPAITTDKTSICSGETTTLILDPTPSYSIQSYAWFRDDNADGVFEPVTGGTNSSLTVSTAGMYYVVVESAECDNSPLTSNQVQVNVTEKPSTPIISLDPPSGAICGGDAVAFRVDFPEEGVEYVWRVDGADPKSGTEVSYTFEAFGTGTRDFTVSVEAIRQPGACRTLEEVEITVKETPEIDFGEVNEFTVCLPDSVEPADTVVVAQLVNNIQEPYLSSIAAYYIDWGDGNGEVRYSGQAGLFPEKGPAYEDYGEYPITIRVEATNGCEATFSQPFYYGKDPKANFTTGKEAVGTPQSCTPVIWSFGDSTTVGDSLAKDLTYKWEIKDQMNIGGWEVKLGESLTEDTLRVQFNNSGVFEVQLIVTNACDSDTTSQSIVVGYPQVQLTGDIVACGDTTVKYDQTLVFFDANFGNTVTYEWFVNGRLASNEQFPSLDFPRPGTYNVEARITNECGSSDDLGQKAPPQVVTILPVPGAPLINDITTCSGDSALLAPSGPGASYNFYDAGGNLVFTGPEYKTPPLTGPTTFQVETIDQNNCPSDRVTVNVNVVPPIDNNTIEGTQSICVGDAPDPLTGRQPNGGLSSSYVYTWQISTTGPSSGFSRATGTSNSQGYTPQSLGQTSWFRRVVNSGSCTADTSAAVKVTVVPRIENNTISEDQEICANEKPAILVGERPTGGDGTFLNIIWEVSTEGPDQGFVPAPGANAGENYDPGVLAQDSWFRRVVESGGCRVASDPVMITVYDELENNTVSIEEDEICTGTAPGVINGTEPTGGSGSYTYLWESSTAGPNAGFTAAAGTNNGQSYSPGRLARTTWFRRVVSSAACSADTSAVLSITVNPGVRNNTITATQTEVCTGQVPEPITGSMPTDGAGGYTYLWESSTIGPNSGFVQAAGTNDAQDYTATPLNRDTWFRRVVFSGGCSDTSEVVGITVLPIPATPTVVASNATACVNGSATLTVANPDGLEYRWYTSSTGGSPVFIGSEFTLDNVTQSATYYVEAVNDQECASVSRAPATVTVVAVEASAGENVTVIQGQTVELRGSGGATYLWEPATYLNNPNIPNPIARPDKTITYTVTVTSEEGCVDTASVTVEVIPALQIPNAFTPNGDNVNEVWEIENYANYPDMRVEVFNRWGNKVFSSKGYGVPWDGTYNGEELPVATYYYLIYLRSINDEPISGNVTIIR
- a CDS encoding type IX secretion system membrane protein PorP/SprF, which produces MNKPLILILSLFFAVAQLAVGQQRPQYSQYMLNNYLLNPAISGIEDYADVRLSHRRQWVGLEGAPSTYYVSVHTPLNKGASGNKYHRALAHHGVGATLHTDKTGPLRRTGLSVSYAYHLPLTTSINVSAGVATGLIRNSINASELDFSNDNDPLAGGGDINNTMLDLNLGLWLYSRNFSVGVSGAQLLKNAGSFGDGVVSSDEATLELQRHYFITASYRLEPTESLDVIPSVMLKLADPSPASIDASLRVMYDERFWVGGSYRHNDALVAMVGVYISPLLDLSYSYDFTTSDLNNVSAGTHEVVLGFKLLNNRRIICPQWVW
- a CDS encoding DUF4249 family protein — its product is MMPSSPDKLFVEGYLSPGVPIQLSLIRSSSLRESLSVQLVWNAKAELVLADTAVVLQNILYRGKESIRLINYVNTYRLPTELSGDSLRLRIVTEGGGDTLYAATPLVEQVRIDGWELKEKMISVSCPNSAKEDGRYYGVYLEYELEGEVKRKSEYYDYSSVQDKQLTFQLDVPSGKRAYRLILYRITAANYSFQRTLQQASRASVDPFEPPVALPTNVQGGQGIFTYITADTLYIK